In the genome of Vicia villosa cultivar HV-30 ecotype Madison, WI linkage group LG7, Vvil1.0, whole genome shotgun sequence, one region contains:
- the LOC131616466 gene encoding AT-rich interactive domain-containing protein 4-like codes for MLQFHSQGASKQTCTVLAVTSDTRSVEQKLPLNHRKYPFPELVSSGRLEVQTLCNPEKEQFRKVLESCQPSFVYLQGEKLVNEEVGLLVWQGVELSTPEDVSELFGTTLPTVVYLEIPNGESFAEALHLKGIPYVVFWKNAFSRYAACHFRQAFFSVVQSSCTHTWDAFHLAHASFKLYCVQNNQVLPTDSDDADSDMGPHLLGDCLKINVDPPEMGEEEEEDDDDDEESSSGSLPSIQIHDDEMNLRFLICGAPSTVDESLLRCLEDGLRTLLTIEIRGCKLHGKYSAPPPPLQAASFSRGVVTMRCDISTCSSAHISLLVSGSAQACFNDQLLENHIKNEIIEKSQIVHAQLNNEVNKHIISEPRRSASIACGATIFEITMRLPQWALQILRQLAPDVSYRSLVALGIASIQGLPVASFEKDDAERLLFFYQSSEKDECANGNIVFSSPPIWLKPPLPTRKRCELSQGASHDIHDGVFAGQGAVNKVDGEEKDRKMVNGISTPLTPARQRLKVSAMRPIPHVRRHRMTPFCGPSEIDSFGGAHVEANVPLIPMKRSSVGTSSTAHRKSFSSSAHSKQVISLNPLPLKKHGCSRGPVQTCSEDEFIKDVMEFLILRGHSRLIPQGGLSEFPDAILNGKRLDLYNLYKEVVTRGGFHVGNGINWKGQIFSKMGNYTSTNRMTGVGNTLKRHYETYLLEYELAHDDVDGECCLLCHSSAAGDWVNCGICGEWAHFGCDRRQGLGAFKDYAKTDGLEYICPHCSITNFKKKQHVANGYSQGSMSSRPL; via the exons ATGTTGCAGTTTCATTCTCAAGGAGCTTCTAAACAGACTTGTACTGTTCTTGCTGTTACTTCTGATACACGTTCTGTTGAGCAGAAGCTTCCACTGAATCATAGAAAGTATCCTTTCCCTGAGTTGGTTTCTTCGGGGCGTCTTGAG gtgcaaactctatgcaatccggAAAAGGAACAATTTCGTAAAGTTCTTGAATCGTGTCAGCCGAGTTTTGTTTACTTACAAGGAGAGAAGTTAGTGAACGAGGAAGTTGGTCTATTGGTTTGGCAAGGTGTGGAATTATCCACTCCTGAAGATGTATCAGAGCTCTTTGGTACCACATTGCCGACAGTT GTTTATTTAGAAATCCCCAATGGAGAAAGTTTTGCAGAGGCCCTTCATCTTAAG GGAATCCCATAtgttgtattttggaagaatgctTTTTCTCGATATGCTGCCTGCCATTTTCGTCAAGCATTTTTTTCAGTGGTGCAGAG TTCATGTACACATACATGGGATGCTTTCCACCTTGCACATGCTTCTTTCAAACTTTACTGTGTTCAAAATAACCAAGTACTTCCTACTGATAGCGATGATGCTGATAGTGATATGGGGCCACACCTTCTTGGTGACTGTCTCAAAATCAATGTTGACCCTCCAGAGAtgggtgaagaagaagaagaagacgatgaCGATGATGAAGAAAGTTCCTCCGGCAGTCTTCCTTCTATACAGATTCATGATGATGAAATGAACTTGAGATTTCTTATCTGTGGTGCACCTTCCACTGTT GATGAGTCATTGCTGAGATGTTTGGAGGATGGACTAAGAACTCTTTTAACTATTGAA ATACGCGGTTGCAAGCTCCATGGCAAGTATAG CGCCCCTCCACCGCCTCTTCAGGCAGCTTCTTTTTCACGTGGAGTTGTGACCATGCGATGTGATATATCAACCTGCAGTTCTGCACATATCTCACTTCTAGTATCTGGCAGTGCACAAGCCTGTTTTAATGATCAG CTCTTGGAGAATCATATAAAAAATGAGATAATTGAGAAGAGTCAAATAGTTCACGCACAACTCAACAACGAAGTAAACAAACATATTATCTCCGAACCTCGCAGATCTGCTTCAATAGCTTGTGGAGCAACTATATTTGAAATTACCATGAGGCTTCCTCAATGGGCTTTGCAG ATTTTGCGACAGCTAGCACCTGATGTTTCTTATCGAAGTTTAGTTGCACTTGGCATTGCTAGTATTCAAGGGTTGCCTGTTGCTTCTTTTGAGAAAGATGATGCGGAGCGCTTACTTTTCTTCTATCAAAGCTCTGAGAAAGATGAATGTGCAAATGGAAATATAGTTTTCAGCAGCCCCCCCATTTGGTTGAAACCTCCCCTTCCTACAAGAAAGAGATGCGAATTAAGCCAAGGGGCTAGCCATGACATACACGATGGGGTCTTTGCAGGGCAGGGTGCTGTTAATAAAGTAGATGGAGAGGAAAAGGATAGAAAAATGGTGAATGGGATTAGTACACCATTAACTCCAGCTAGGCAGAGATTAAAAGTATCTGCTATGAGGCCAATTCCTCATGTTCGTCGCCATAGAATGACACCTTTTTGTGGACCTTCTGAGATAGATAGTTTCGGTGGTGCCCATGTTGAAGCTAATGTGCCACTTATTCCTATGAAGCGCAGTAGTGTTGGAACATCATCCACGGCCCATAGAAAATCATTTTCAAGCTCAGCTCATTCTAAGCAGGTTATTTCATTGAATCCATTACCATTGAAGAAACACGGTTGTAGCAGAGGCCCAGTACAGACTTGCTCTGAG GATGAATTTATTAAAGATGTCATGGAGTTTCTGATTCTCCGAGGGCATAGCCGACTGATTCCACAAGGAGGGCTTTCCGAGTTCCCTGACGCCATTCTGAATGGAAAGCGCCTTGATCTCTACAACCTATATAAAGAG GTGGTCACAAGGGGAGGATTTCATGTTGGCAATGGCATCAACTGGAAGGGGCAAATATTTTCAAAGATGGGAAATTACACATCAACCAATAGAATGACG GGAGTTGGAAATACACTCAAAAGACATTATGAAACCTACCTTTTAGAATATGAATTAGCACACGATGATGTGGATGGAGAATGCTGCTTGTTGTGTCACAG TAGTGCTGCTGGGGATTGGGTGAATTGTGGCATATGTGGTGAGTGGGCTCATTTCGGCTGTGACAGAAGGCAGGGTCTTGGCGCATTTAAG GATTATGCAAAAACAGATGGGTTGGAATATATATGTCCTCATTGTAGTATTacaaatttcaagaagaaacaacATGTTGCTAATGGATATTCGCAAGGGTCAATGTCATCAAGACCCCTTTGA
- the LOC131618223 gene encoding uncharacterized protein LOC131618223, translated as MSNIAANHFLYLRKQSYAVVAKSVRIQVAKSNVEVVKANVGSESTSVGNRDGKIFWMKDPKTGNWIPENHFGEVDAADLRNKFLPKRSQNQ; from the exons ATGTCTAATATTGCTGCCAATCATTTTCTCTATCTCAG AAAGCAATCCTATGCAGTTGTAGCAAAAAGTGTAAGGATTCAAGTGGCAAAGAGTAATGTGGAGGTGGTTAAAGCAAATGTGGGGAGTGAGTCAACTTCAGTGGGAAATAGAGATGGAAAAATCTTTTGGATGAAAGATCCTAAGACTGGAAACTGGATTCCAGAGAATCACTTTGGGGAGGTTGATGCTGCAGACCTCAGAAATAAGTTTCTTCCCAAAAGATCACAAAACCAGTGA
- the LOC131616469 gene encoding uncharacterized protein LOC131616469, producing MEGEAPSMENPKISAYYQTRLAHFGVVSTEWLAQAQSATKPIPSSSTDTHTDKDANFSVIDEFNRWRNHPDLAEAVAAIRALAAVISSSKASTMMQLEIELKNASDTLKAWDTTSISLTAASDLFMRYVTRTSALEFEDFNSAKARLIERADKFGEISYKARKVIGMLSQDFIFDGCTILVHGFSRVVFEVLKLAAHNKKRFRVFCTEGRPDRTGLRLSNELAKLDVPVKLVIDSAVAYTMDDVDMVFVGADGVVESGGIINMMGTYQIALVAKSMNKPVYVAAESYKFARHYPLDQKDLAPALRPVDFGVPIPSKVEVECSARDYTPPQYLTLLFTDLGVLTPSVVSDELIQLYL from the exons ATGGAAGGTGAAGCTCCATCAATGGAGAATCCCAAAATCTCAGCCTACTATCAAACTCGTCTAGCTCACTTCGGCGTCGTCAGCACCGAGTGGCTAGCTCAGGCTCAGTCCGCAACAAAACCCATCCCATCATCATCAACTGACACACACACTGATAAAGATGCCAATTTTTCCGTAATTGATGAATTCAATAGGTGGCGTAATCATCCCGATTTGGCCGAGGCTGTCGCTGCAATTCGGGCACTCGCCGCTGTTATCAGCTCCAGTAAAGCTTCCACTATGATGCAGCTTGAAATTGAGCTCAAAAACGCCTCTGATACTCTCAAA GCATGGGATACAACCTCTATCTCATTGACAGCGGCGTCTGATCTGTTTATGAGATACGTTACAAGAACATCCGCTTTGGAGTTTGAAGACTTTAATTCTGCAAAAGCTCGCTTGATTGAGCGTGCTGACAAGTTTGGGGAAATCTCCTATaag gCTCGTAAGGTCATTGGAATGCTTAGTCAAGATTTTATATTTGATGGTTGTACCATTTTGGTTCATGGTTTTTCTAGAGTTGTCTTTGAAGTTCTTAAATTGGCTGCACATAATAAAAAACGATTTCGAGTATTCTGCACAG AGGGGAGACCAGATCGAACAGGTTTAAGGTTGTCCAATGAGCTGGCCAAGCTTGATGTTCCCGTGAAACTTGTGATAGACTCCGCAGTGGCTTATACTATGGATGATGTGGACATGGTATTTGTCGGGGCAGATGGAGTTGTTGAAAGTGGTGGTATAATTAATATGATGGGAACATATCAAATTGCGTTGGTTGCAAAGAGTATGAATAAGCCAGTTTATGTGGCTGCTGAAAGCTACAAG TTTGCTCGTCATTACCCTCTCGACCAAAAGGATTTGGCGCCTGCCCTACGACCAGTTGATTTCGGTGTTCCTATTCCATCCAAGGTTGAGGTTGAATGCTCTGCCCGGGATTATACTCCTCCACAGTATCTGACTTTGCTTTTCACAGATTTAGGCGTTCTAACTCCATCGGTTGTTAGTGATGAACTCATCCAGCTATACTTATAA